A part of Arachis hypogaea cultivar Tifrunner chromosome 12, arahy.Tifrunner.gnm2.J5K5, whole genome shotgun sequence genomic DNA contains:
- the LOC112727638 gene encoding zinc finger A20 and AN1 domain-containing stress-associated protein 8, which yields MESHDETGCQAAERPILCINNCGFFGRAATMNMCSKCYKDMLLKQEQDKLAAASVENIVNGASSSTGKHAVSAGGLDIQVENVEAKIVSAEISVDSTSVENLETKAKAGPSRCATCQKRVGLTGFSCKCGNLFCSMHRYSDKHDCPFDYQSVGRDAIAKANPVVKGDKLDKI from the coding sequence ATGGAGTCTCATGACGAGACAGGATGCCAGGCTGCTGAACGTCCcatactttgcattaataattGTGGCTTCTTTGGAAGGGCTGCCACCATGAACATGTGTTCCAAATGCTACAAGGACATGCTGTTGAAGCAGGAACAGGACAAGCTCGCAGCAGCATCGGTTGAAAACATCGTGAATGGTGCTTCCAGCAGCACTGGCAAACATGCTGTGAGTGCAGGTGGGTTGGACATACAAGTTGAAAATGTGGAAGCCAAGATAGTCTCTGCTGAGATTTCTGTGGATTCAACCTCTGTTGAGAATTTGGAGACGAAAGCCAAGGCAGGCCCCAGCAGATGCGCGACTTGCCAAAAGCGTGTTGGATTAACTGGTTTCAGCTGCAAATGTGGAAACCTCTTTTGTTCAATGCATCGCTATTCTGACAAACATGACTGCCCCTTTGATTATCAGAGTGTTGGCCGGGATGCTATCGCTAAAGCGAACCCTGTGGTCAAGGGTGATAAGCTTGATAAAATCTAG